A window of Pirellula sp. SH-Sr6A contains these coding sequences:
- a CDS encoding DUF3472 domain-containing protein, whose product MSRSIASLLLLVVSTLAPICASAADWTIPVAGNAFRLEPTDEGRRGGFQRDGSLRLSKPSDQYVVYFRVDRPATFQLSARVRSHGDGGSVRWKVRDRSFSVKAQGNEFELVQVGEIVAEKAGYVRIEISGEEGNGPDGVELQDLQVSSQTEGLVVDFVRSNDGNMFYWGRRGPSVHLTYETPKNLSLQYAYSEITVPAGMDQEGSYFMANGFSEGYFGFQVNGPQERRVLFSVWSPFQTDNPKEIPEEQRIQKLASGPDVRIGEFGNEGSGGQSYLIYPWHAGTTYRFLTEVKPDPNSTEHTIYTSWFGNKEQDEWRLIASFRRPKTSTHLRGFHSFLENFNPQFGHLTRGANYGNVWVVDTQGEWHECTRARLSADATAKGRHRLDFDGGAKGNHFFMQNCGFFDQTGRVGEFFSRESTAPDKPKIDFASLPK is encoded by the coding sequence TTGAGCCGTTCCATCGCTTCCTTGTTGCTTTTGGTTGTATCAACTCTCGCACCGATTTGCGCTTCAGCTGCAGATTGGACCATCCCCGTCGCAGGGAACGCGTTTCGACTTGAGCCAACAGATGAAGGACGCCGCGGCGGCTTTCAACGCGATGGAAGTCTTCGATTGTCCAAGCCGAGTGACCAGTACGTTGTTTACTTTCGCGTTGACCGCCCAGCCACATTTCAGCTTTCGGCGCGCGTTCGATCCCATGGAGACGGCGGGAGTGTGCGATGGAAGGTCCGGGATCGTTCTTTCTCGGTGAAAGCGCAGGGCAACGAGTTCGAATTGGTACAAGTTGGAGAAATCGTTGCAGAGAAGGCAGGTTACGTACGTATCGAAATCTCCGGTGAGGAAGGGAACGGCCCTGATGGTGTTGAACTACAGGACTTACAAGTCTCCTCCCAAACCGAAGGGCTCGTCGTCGACTTTGTTCGGAGCAACGACGGAAACATGTTTTATTGGGGGCGCCGAGGGCCATCGGTGCACCTGACTTACGAAACTCCTAAGAATCTTTCCCTCCAGTACGCCTATAGCGAAATCACGGTTCCGGCTGGTATGGACCAGGAAGGTTCATACTTTATGGCCAATGGTTTTTCCGAAGGATACTTTGGATTCCAGGTTAACGGTCCTCAAGAGCGTCGGGTTCTTTTCTCCGTTTGGAGTCCTTTTCAAACCGATAATCCAAAAGAGATTCCAGAGGAGCAAAGAATTCAAAAGCTCGCATCGGGTCCCGACGTTCGGATCGGCGAGTTTGGAAACGAAGGATCTGGTGGCCAGAGCTACTTGATCTACCCTTGGCATGCCGGAACGACCTATCGATTCCTCACCGAAGTGAAACCGGATCCGAATTCGACCGAACACACAATCTATACCTCTTGGTTTGGAAACAAGGAACAGGATGAATGGCGACTGATCGCCAGTTTTCGCCGTCCGAAGACCAGTACCCACCTGCGCGGTTTTCATTCCTTCCTTGAAAACTTCAATCCACAATTTGGCCATCTGACGCGAGGGGCAAACTATGGCAACGTTTGGGTAGTCGATACGCAAGGAGAGTGGCACGAGTGCACCCGTGCGAGGCTCTCCGCGGACGCTACCGCGAAAGGTCGCCATCGGCTGGATTTTGACGGGGGAGCCAAAGGAAACCACTTCTTTATGCAAAACTGTGGCTTCTTTGACCAAACAGGCCGTGTCGGAGAATTCTTTAGCCGCGAATCCACGGCGCCTGACAAGCCAAAGATCGACTTCGCATCCCTGCCGAAATAA